A single genomic interval of Aythya fuligula isolate bAytFul2 chromosome 28, bAytFul2.pri, whole genome shotgun sequence harbors:
- the LOC116499693 gene encoding hyaluronan and proteoglycan link protein 2-like has translation MAVDVPTASPGPQRGRGPPRCMSLSPSLPPGTLLPPAPKMPRLLLLSSLWLLAASPTSSTFQRPTGSPASPRLQYLLEPLHGAVHTQRGATATLPCVLRALPRNYRVKWSKVEPANYGESVIIITNGLSHKNYGPLSPRVRLRHSHRYDASLTITDVALEDEGRYRCQLVNGLEDESVSLTLHLEGVVFPYQPSNGRYKFNYHEAKRACEQQDARLATYQQLYKAWTEGLDWCNAGWVLDGTVHYPIINSREPCGGRLLLPGVRTYGARDKQRDRFDAFCFTSALQGEVYFIRGHLSFKEAGQACRNHGATVAKVGQLYAAWKFSGLDRCDGGWLADGSVRYPITAPRQRCGGVPEPGVRSFGFPSKEQRTYGTYCFAGA, from the exons ATGGCTGTGGATGTCCCCACGGCGTCCCCTGGTCCCCAGCGAGGCCGGGGGCCACCCCGCTGCATGTCCCTGAGCCCATCGCTCCCCCCGGgcaccctcctgcccccagctccaAAGATGCCCCGGCTTCTCCTGCTCAGCTCCCTCTGGCTCCTGGCAGCGTCCCCGACCTCCAGCACCTTCCAGCGGCCCACGGGGAGCCCGG cctccccgcgCCTTCAGTACCTGCTGGAGCCCCTGCACGGCGCGGTGCACACGCAGCGCGGTGCCACCGCCACGCTGCCCTGCGTCCTGCGCGCCCTGCCCCGCAACTACCGGGTGAAGTGGAGCAAGGTGGAGCCGGCCAACTACGGGGAGAGCGTCATCATCATCACCAACGGGCTGTCCCACAAGAACTACGGGCCCCTCAGCCCCCGGGTGCGCCTGCGGCACAGCCACCGCTACGACGCCTCGCTCACCATCACCGACGTGGCCTTGGAGGACGAGGGGCGCTACCGCTGCCAGCTGGTCAACGGGCTGGAGGACGAGAGCGTCTCGCTCACGCTGCACCTCGAGG gcgtCGTCTTCCCCTACCAGCCCAGCAACGGGCGCTACAAGTTCAACTACCACGAGGCCAAGCGCGCGTGCGAGCAGCAGGACGCCCGCCTGGCCACCTACCAGCAGCTCTACAAAG CCTGGACGGagggcttggactggtgcaACGCGGGCTGGGTCCTGGACGGCACGGTGCACTACCCCATCATCAACTCCCGCGAGCCGTGCGGGGGCCGCCTCCTCCTGCCCGGCGTCCGCACCTACGGGGCCAGGGACAAGCAGCGGGATCGCTTCGACGCCTTCTGCTTCACCTCGGCGCTGCAAG GCGAGGTCTACTTCATCCGGGGCCACCTGAGCTTCAAGGAGGCCGGGCAGGCGTGCCGAAACCACGGGGCCACCGTGGCCAAAGTGGGGCAGCTCTACGCCGCCTGGAAGTTTTCCGGGCTGGATCGCTGCGACGGGGGGTGGCTGGCGGACGGCAGCGTCAGGTACCCCATCACCGCCCCCCGGCAGCGCTGCGGGGGGGTTCCCGAGCCCGGCGTGAGGAGTTTCGGCTTCCCCAGCAAGGAGCAGAGGACCTACGGCACCTACTGCTTCGCGGGGGCGTAG
- the RHBG gene encoding ammonium transporter Rh type B: MAEGAAASSRLRLAGLCFFLQLLTIILFAAFVRYGPESDPGLCSPQSNCSRRDPEPGSGYPRFRDAHLQALLGFGFLLAFLGRYGPGSVATSLLVVAFAVQWALLAQGLFYFSPKGKIYVGAQSMVSADFCTAAVLISSGAVLGRVNPIQLLLMTLLEVPLFACNEFILLSLLGISDSGGSLTVHAFGAYFGLMVSRALRQPRVDERGEQQESGRQPDAFAVLGTLYLWIFWPSFASATTAQDGAEPWAVLNVYFSMAASTLAAFVLSPILYEEGTLQAAQLQDAALVGAAVMGMAGEMLLTPFGAMVAGFLASHLSLLGSRFLSPILSSRLKIQDTCGVHNVHGLPGVLGTLVGTLLAGLATADAYGGRMESVFPLVAQGSRTASGQAWWQLCALPLTLILAALGGSLTGALLGTRALRSTPKSPEMESKVLREVPEDGLNPEASDEELGGSTLA; encoded by the exons ATGGCtgagggtgctgctgcctcttcgAGGCTCCGTCTGGCCGGGCTGTGcttcttcctccagctcctcacCATCATCCTCTTCGCCGCTTTTGTCCGGTACGGCCCCGAGAGCGACCCCGGCCTCTGCTCCCCGCAGTCCAACTGCAGCCGGAGAGACCCCGAGCCCGGGTCGGGGTACCCCC GTTTCCGCGATGCCCACCTCCAGGCTCTCCTCGGTTTCGGGTTCCTGCTGGCTTTCCTCGGCCGCTACGGGCCGGGCAGCGTGGCCACCAGCCTCCTGGTGGTGGCCTTCGCCGTGCAGTGGGCTCTCCTGGCCCAGGGGCTTTTCTACTTCTCCCCAAAGGGCAAGATTTACGTGGGCGCACAGAG caTGGTCAGCGCCGATTTCTGCACCGCCGCCGTCCTCATCTCATCCGGAGCCGTTCTGGGCAGGGTAAACCccatccagctgctgctgatgaCCCTGCTGGAGGTTCCCCTCTTCGCCTGCAACGAATTCATCCTGCTCAGCCTCCTGGGG ATCAGCGACAGCGGGGGCTCCCTGACCGTCCACGCCTTCGGAGCTTATTTCGGCCTGATGGTTTCGCGAGCCCTGCGCCAGCCCCGTGTGGATGAgcggggggagcagcaggaatCGGGGCGCCAGCCCGATGCCTTCGCTGTGCTGG GGACCCTCTACCTCTGGATCTTCTGGCCCAGTTTTGCTTCGGCCACCACGGCGCAGGACGGCGCCGAGCCCTGGGCAGTGCTGAACGTCTACTTCTCCATGGCAGCGAGCACCCTGGCCGCCTTCGTCCTCTCGCCCATCCTCTACGAGGAGGGCACGCTGCAGGCG GCCCAGCTCCAGGACGCCGCCCTGGTCGGCGCGGCGGTGATGGGGATGGCCGGGGAGATGCTGCTCACCCCCTTCGGAGCCATGGTGGCGGGGTTTTTGGCCAgccacctctccctgctgggCTCCAGATTCCTCTCG cccatcCTGAGCTCCAGGCTGAAAATCCAGGACACGTGCGGGGTCCACAACGTCCACGGGCTGCCGGGGGTCCTGGGCACCTTGGTGGGGACGCTGCTGGCGGGGCTGGCCACCGCCGACGCTTACGGCGGCAG GATGGAGAGCGTGTTCCCGCTGGTGGCCCAGGGCAGCCGCACGGCCAGCGGCCAGGCGTGGTGGCAGCTCTGCGCCCTGCCCCTCACCCTAATCCTGGCCGCCCTCGGGGGCAGCCTCACGG GAGCCCTCCTGGGAACCAGGGCGCTGAGATCGACCCCAAAGAGCCCGGAGATGGAAAGCAAGGTCCTGAGGGAG GTGCCCGAGGACGGACTCAACCCTGAGGCGAGCGACGAGGAGCTGGGTGGCAGCACCCTCGCCTGA
- the BCAN gene encoding brevican core protein, with translation AEVPGGSDVPATGHEAVPQTPGTARGTPAASSEEEEEEEEKEKEEEEEEEEEEEERPVPSVATVEGFLPAVPGEPGGCVPNPCLNGGTCTEDGAHLACLCLPGYGGSSCERPLRRCSPGWDSFQGACYKHFSTRRSWEDAETQCRHYGGHLATILTPEEQDFINDQYREYQWIGLNDRTIEGDFQWSDGSPLLYENWHPGQPDSYFLSGENCVVIVWHDGGQWSDVPCNYHLSYTCKMGLVQCGPPPAVGNAQAFGKAKPRYEVGSTARYQCRRGFAPRRSPLIHCREDGTWEQPQLSCRPGLAQHPGD, from the exons GCCGAGGTGCCCGGCGGCAGCGACGTGCCGGCCACGGGACACGAGGCTGTGCCGCAAACCCCGGGCACTGCCCGCGGGACCCCCGCTGCGTCTTcggaagaagaagaagaggaagaggagaaggaaaaggaagaggaggaggaagaggaggaggaggaggaagagcgaCCCGTGCCCTCTGTCGCAACCGTGGAGGGTTTCCTTCCAGCCGTTCCCGGAGAACCAG GTGGCTGCGTCCCCAACCCCTGCCTCAACGGAGGGACCTGCACCGAGGACGGCGCCCACCTcgcctgcctctgcctgcccgGCTACGGAGGGAGCAGCTGCGAGAGAC CGCTGAGGAggtgcagcccaggctgggacAGCTTCCAGGGAGCCTGCTACAAGCACTTCTCCACccggaggagctgggaggacgCGGAGACGCAGTGCAGGCACTACGGGGGCCACCTGGCCACCATCCTGACCCCCGAGGAGCAGGACTTCATCAACG aCCAGTACCGGGAGTACCAATGGATCGGCTTGAACGACCGCACCATCGAGGGGGATTTCCAGTGGTCCGATGGGAGCCCCTTG CTCTACGAGAACTGGCACCCCGGGCAGCCCGACAGCTACTTTCTCTCCGGGGAGAACTGCGTGGTCATCGTGTGGCACGACGGGGGGCAGTGGAGCGACGTCCCCTGCAACTACCACCTCTCCTACACCTGCAAAATGGGGCTGG TGCAGTgcgggccccccccggccgtgGGCAATGCCCAGGCCTTCGGCAAAGCCAAACCACGCTACGAGGTCGGCTCCACCGCCCGCTACCAGTGCCGCCGCGGCTTCGCCCCCCGCCGCTCGCCCCTCATCCACTGCCGCGAGGATGGGacctgggagcagccccagctctcctgccGCCCTG GGTTGGCTCAGCACCCCGGAGACTGA